Proteins from one Triticum aestivum cultivar Chinese Spring chromosome 7A, IWGSC CS RefSeq v2.1, whole genome shotgun sequence genomic window:
- the LOC123147538 gene encoding hydroxyproline O-arabinosyltransferase 1, translating to MAAPCGRGALRLVLIAVSAAFLTYNAVLSSRSLLPLPTASFPAATTASSSRRLASGGASSDGGRRLFHTAVTASGSVYNTWQCRVMYHWFKEARRRPGSADMGGFTRILHSGKPDEFVHEIPTFVADPLPDGADQGYIVLNRPWAFVQWLQKADIPEEYILMAEPDHLIVKPIPNLSRDGRAAAFPFFYIEPKKYGKVLRKFFPEKEGPITNIDPIGNSPVIIEKIAPTWMNISLAMKKDPEADKAFGWVLEMYAYAVSSALYGVGNILHKDFMIQPPWDLEIGDSFIIHYTYGCDYDMKGKLTYGKIGEWRFDKRSYENKPPRRNLPLPPNGVPQSVVTLVKMVNEATASIPNWESYAAE from the exons ATGGCCGCGCCGTGCGGCCGCGGCGCGCTGCGGCTCGTGCTCATCGCCGTCTCCGCGGCCTTCCTCACCTACAACGCGGTCCTCTCCTCCCGCTCCCTCCTGCCCCTCCCCACCGCCTCCttccccgccgccaccaccgcctcgtCATCCCGCCGCCTCGCCTCCGGTGGCGCCAGCAGCGACGGCGGGCGGAGGCTGTTCCACACCGCGGTGACCGCGTCGGGGTCCGTGTACAACACGTGGCAGTGCCGCGTCATGTACCACTGGTTcaaggaggcgcggcggcggccgggcagCGCCGACATGGGCGGCTTCACCAGGATCCTGCACTCCGGGAAGCCCGACGAATTCGTCCACGAGATCCCCACCTTCGTCGCCGACCCGCTCCCCGACGGGGCGGATCAG GGATACATTGTTCTTAATAGGCCCTGGGCGTTTGTTCAATGGCTCCAGAAGGCAGACATTCCGGAAGA ATATATCTTGATGGCAGAGCCAGATCATCTTATTGTCAAACCAATCCCAAACTTATCAAGAGATGGCCGGGCAGCAGCTTTCCCTTTCTTCTATATCGAGCCCAAAAAATATGGAAAAGTGCTGCGTAAATTCTTCCCCGAAAAGGAAGGGCCGATCACTAACATTGACCCCATAGGAAATTCTCCTGTCATCATTGAAAA GATCGCACCGACATGGATGAACATTTCGTTAGCAATGAAGAAAGATCCTGAAGCAGATAAAGCTTTTGGCTGGGTTCTTGAAAT GTACGCGTATGCTGTATCATCTGCTCTCTATGGAGTGGGGAACATCTTACACAAGGATTTCATGATTCAG CCACCATGGGACCTTGAAATTGGTGATTCATTTATTATACATTATACTTATGGGTGTGATTATGATATGAAG GGCAAATTAACTTATGGCAAAATTGGAGAGTGGAGGTTTGACAAAAGATCCTACGAGAATAAACCTCCTCGTAGAAATTTGCCATTACCTCCGAATGGTGTACCTCAAAGTGTG GTGACACTTGTGAAAATGGTTAATGAAGCAACGGCCAGCATACCCAACTGGGAATCTTACGCAGCCGAGTGA
- the LOC123147537 gene encoding putative glycerol-3-phosphate transporter 5, which produces MEPAAAPASPAPPHGGHTPTVGGNARAVRRRQYAVLALTFAAYAAFHASRKPPSIVKAVLSADWAPFTGPEGTHRLGELDVAFLAAYAAAMFAAGHLADRADLRLLLGAAMLASGAASAALGAAYFLGVHGLPFFLAAQVASGVVQSAGWPCVVAVVGNWFGHASRRGTIMGVWNSHTSVGNIAGSVLAAAVLEFGWGWSFLVPAFVIAALGVLVLVFLVAHPSDAGLDLDSMMEVEMNGDGGEEVELLVEDKKEAEVHDDDELELEMEMRSQLPTAIGFLEAWRLPGVAEYAFCLFFSKLVAYTFLYWLPFYIRNNAVAGQFLSHKASGILSIVFDIGGVLGGISAGFLSDAIGARAITSALFLLLSIPALILYRTFGSISMRHNIGLMFLSGYFVNGPYSLITTAVATDLGTQDAIKGNSRALATVSAIIDGTGSVGAALGPLLTGYISTRGWNSVFFMLIVSISLALVFLIRIARDEIAAKIGARR; this is translated from the exons atggAACCCGCGGCAGCGCCAGCCTCCCCCGCGCCCCCTCACGGAGGCCATACCCCCACTGTCGGCGGCAACGCGCGGGCCGTCCGGCGGCGCCAGTACGCGGTGCTGGCGCTCACCTTCGCGGCCTACGCGGCGTTCCACGCCTCCCGCAAGCCGCCCAGCATCGTCAAGGCGGTCCTCTCGGCCGACTGGGCGCCCTTCACCGGGCCCGAGGGGACCCACCGCCTGGGCGAGCTCGACGTCGCCTTCCTCGCCGCCTACGCCGCCGCCATGTTCGCCGCGGGCCACCTGGCCGACCGCGCCGATCTCCGCCTCCTCCTCGGCGCCGCCATGCTCGCCTCGGGGGCCGCGTCGGCGGCGCTCGGCGCGGCCTACTTCCTGGGCGTCCACGgcctccccttcttcctcgccgcgcAGGTCGCCAGCGGCGTGGTCCAGTCCGCCGGGTGGCCCTGCGTCGTCGCCGTCGTGGGCAACTGGTTCGGCCACGCCTCCCGCCGCGGGACCATCATGGGGGTGTGGAACTCGCACACCTCCGTCGGCAACATCGCCGGCTccgtcctcgccgccgccgtgctcgaGTTCGGCTGGGGGTGGTCCTTCTTGGTCCCCGCGTTCGTCATCGCCGCGCTCGGGGTCCTGGTGCTGGTGTTCTTGGTCGCTCACCCGAGCGATGCTGGCTTGGACCTGGATTCAATGATGGAGGTTGAGATGAATGGGGATGGTGGGGAGGAGGTGGAGCTTCTTGTAGAGGACAAGAAAGAGGCTGAAGTGCATGATGATGATGAATTGGAATTGGAAATGGAAATGAGGTCCCAATTACCTACGGCCATCGGGTTCTTGGAGGCATGGAGATTGCCTGGTGTCGCGGAATATGCATTCTgcctcttcttctccaagcttgtTGCTTATACCTTCCTCTACTGGTTGCCATTCTACATCAGGAACAATG CTGTAGCAGGCCAGTTCTTGTCACACAAGGCTTCAGGAATTCTGTCCATTGTATTCGACATCGGAGGAGTGTTGGGAGGGATTTCAGCTGGCTTCCTCTCAGACGCAATAGGTGCCAGAGCTATAACATCAGCTCTGTTCCTTCTCCTCTCGATCCCCGCTCTTATCCTTTACCGGACATTCGGAAGCATATCCATGCGTCACAACATCGGCCTCATGTTCCTCTCCGGCTACTTCGTGAACGGCCCATACTCCCTCATCACCACGGCCGTCGCAACTGATCTCGGCACCCAGGACGCGATCAAGGGGAATTCACGTGCACTAGCCACTGTCTCTGCGATAATCGACGGCACCGGTTCTGTTGGTGCAGCATTGGGGCCCTTGCTGACGGGGTACATCTCGACAAGAGGATGGAACAGCGTGTTCTTCATGCTGATCGTGTCCATATCCCTTGCCCTCGTGTTTTTGATACGCATAGCCAGGGATGAGATAGCTGCCAAGATCGGTGCCAGGCGTTAG